The sequence CATGAATGAAAATGTTCAACAGGATATCCAATCATTTAATCTCACTGTTAAATCCATCAAAGATTTAAGTGTTGAGCGTACAAAACTCACATCCAAGATAGAAAGCAGCCATGATGCCTCCACAATTGAAAAACTGGATTTACAATACCAGTCCACAGTTATAACAGCGAGAATAGACGCAGCCAAAGCCAAGGCTTCTGAAATTCGTACCCGGCTTCGGGAAATGCAATTCAGTGCTGTTGAGGATAGGGGCAAAGGCATTATCTTTTATGAAAAAGACAGCCCGATGCCGGATGTTAGAGCGGATGACAGAGTATATCGTATCCGGATGGGTAATAAAGCCGTTGATACACAGGCCATAAAGCTGTCCGGCGGCGGTGCGGTGGTCGGTGACATTCCAAAAGGGCTTCCAAAACTTGGTATGCCCGATATTAACGTTTCCATGTTCCTTCAGCTTTTGCCCTATGCCATTATTATCTCTTTGCTCGGTTTCATGGAAGCCATTGCCATTGCCAAGGCCATGGCGGCCAAAACCGGACAGAGGCTTGATCCCAACCAGGAGCTTATCGGTCAGGGTCTTTCCAATATCATAGGTTCTATCGGCAAAAGTTATCCGGTATCCGGTTCGTTTTCCAGAAGTGCCGTCAATCTTCAGGCCGGCGCTGTTTCCGGTCTTTCCAGTGTCATAACAAGCCTTATGGTTATTATCACCCTGTTGTTTTTTACACCGCTACTTTACCATCTGCCCCAGGCAGTTCTTGCTTCTGTTATCATGATGGCGGTTATCGGGCTTGTGAACGTTTCCGGTTTTATTCATGCCTGGGAAGTACAGTGGTATGACGGCCTGATTTCCATTATCACCTTTGTTGTCACCCTGGCTGTGGCACCTCATCTGGAAAGTGGTATCTACATTGGTGTTGGTCTGTCATTGGCTGTATTCCTGTACAAAAGCATGCGCCCCAAAATCAGCATCCTTTCAAGAGACAAAGATCAGGCACTGAAAGATTCGTTTGTACATGAACTTGCCACTTGTGCTCACATACAAATAATCCGTTTTGAAGGCCCGCTGTTTTTTGCCAATGCCAGCTACCTTGAAGATGAAATAAACGACCGTATCCAGCAAGCAACTGACCTAAAGCACTTTATTATCGCATGCAACGGTATCAACGATATAGATGCCTCCGGCCAGGAAGCGTTGGCCCTGATTATTCAGCGTTTGAGAAGTGCCGGATACGGTGTATCTTTAAGCGGGTTAAATGATGCGGTTTACCGGGTACTTGCACGTACGCATTTGCTTGAAGAGATCGGAGAACAAAACATCTACTCCACAATGGAAAAAGCACTGGCAGTCGTTCATGGACAAACCCATGATAGTACCACGGAAGATGAGTGTCCATTGCTCGTAAACTACCTGGAAACCCAATCAACTAAATAACAGCCATGGGTTGGCCTGGTTTATCAACACCTAAGGCTTAAGCCACAACGAAACATGAAAGAACTTTAATAACCTATTGGAGTTTTCATATAAAAAAAAGGAGACATCCCATGTCTATACTGACATTTTTCAGCGGTTCATATTGCGGCAAAGAGTCAATCATTTCAGATGTTATTGATCAAAGCGGATTTAAACTGCTGTCAGACAACGATCTGGTAGCATCGGCCAGCCGGTTGTCCGGAATGCCCGAAAAAAAAATTGCCCGGTCGTTTCTTGAAAAAACATCTGTGTTCAATAAGTTCACCCATGAAAAAGAGCGCTCCATTGCTTATCTGCGTCTGGCCATGGCAGAGTTAATGTCCCAGGATAATTGCGTGATTGATGGATTAACAAGTCTTTTGATCCCTGCTTCCATAAGCCATGTATTAAGAATCTGCCTGATTGCAGACAAGGCATTTCGAATTGAACAGGCCATGAAAGCACAAAATTTAAGTGAAAAAGATGCCGTCCATCTGATATCAAAGGATGACAAATCTTACAGTGTATGGTCTAATACGCTTCATAAAATTACCGATCCTTGGGATGCGTCCCTTTACGACATTATTCTGCCCACGGACAAGATGACCAAAGATGAAGCGGTATCCCTGATTCTTGAAAATTTGAAAAATGAAGTGATTCAGTCCACCAAGGCATCCAGGAAGGCTGCCGATGATTTTGCCCTGGCAGCACGGGTGGAAGTGGCATTGTCCAAAGAAGGACATTCCATAGGCGTCAGCGCCCGGGACGGGCTGGTCACTTTGACAATCAATACCAATGTTCTTCTTTTAGGAAAACTTGAAGAAGAGCTTAAAAATATTGCACAACAGGTTGAAGGGGTCTCTTCGGTTGAAACCCGGATCGGCAAGGGTTTTTACCAGGCAGACATCTATCGCAAGTTCGATTTCGAGGTTCCGTCAAAAGTTCTTTTAGTGGACGACGAACGTGAATTTGTACAGACCCTTTCCGAAAGATTGCAGATGCGTGAAGTGGGTTCCGCCATTGCCTATGACGGTGAATCCGCTTTGAATCTGGTGGAAGAGGATGAACCCGATGTAATGATCCTGGATTTGAAAATGCCGGGTATTGACGGTATTGAAGTGCTTAAAAAGGTCAAGGCATCCAGGCCTGAAATCGAAGTCATCATTCTAACAGGCCATGGGTCAGATGCTGACAAGGAGATCTGCATGAAGCTTGGGGCCTTTGCCTATCTGCAAAAGCCTGTGGATATAGAAGAGTTAAGCCGGAATTTGAAGGCTGCCAATGAAAAAATCCAGCAGAAACAAAAATAAACGGAATATTCTATAAACAGGATCATTATTATGGCCCAGGAAACTAAGAATACAGAAAAAAAAGCAGAGGGCACCGGCGCAGGTACCAAAATGCTTATAGGGGAATTCCTTAATTATAAACGGATATGGCTGCTCTCCTTTGTGCTGACAGCCGCATTTGCCATTATTCCTGTTATCTTTTTTGCCGTCCTGGACTACAATTTGACCCAGCGGTCTCTGGAAAATGATGCCGAGGCCAGGACTTCGCGCCTGGCCTCAAATACATGGCGCTCACTTGCCTTTTTTTTAGATGAGCGCAAAAATGCATTAAGCTACGTGGTACAGTCCAATTCCTTTGAGCAGCTTAAAAACACACCGCAACTGACAGAAATTCTGGATTTTTTGCACGAAAGCTTTGGGGGATTTACGGATATCGGCATTATTGACGCCACGGGGGTTCAAAGAGCCTATGCCGGCCCCCATGGTCTTGCAGGAAAAAATTATACGGATCAGCAATGGTTCAAGGACACCATGGTCCATGGGATTTCTGTAAGTGATGTATTTCTAGGGTTCAGAAATGTTCCCCATATTTCCATTGCCCTGCGTCATACTACCCCGGATAATACCTATTTCATTATTCGGGCCACTATTGAGCATCAGCTGCCCAAAATTTTATCCGAAGTCAAGACATCAGGTAGCGGAGATGCCTTTCTGATCAATGCCCGGAATATACTTCAAACACCTTCGCACTATTTCGGGGATGTGCTTGAAAAAGCAAACATTGTTTTACCCCTTGCTACAGACCAAACCCGTACCATGACCATTACATTAGAAGATGGGAAGGAGTTGATCGCAGCGTTCAGACACATACCCGATACGCCGTTTATCCTGGTGGTGCTTAAATCTCAAAAGGAGATTATGTCCCCCTGGCATCACAGCCAGGCGACATTAGTCCAGTACCTGGGTATCAGCATATCCGTCGTTCTTTTATGGATCTGGGCCGTAACCACATATTTTGTCCGGCGGCTGAAACTTTTAGACCTCAAACGTTCCAAATATTTTCATATGGCTGAATATGAGAACAAGATGTCTTCCATCGGCCGGCTTGCCGCAGGTGTAGCCCATGAAATCAATAATCCTTTGGCCATTATCAATGAAAAGGCAGGGCTTATAAAGGATATGGCCCATTTCAAGGAGGAACTGAAAAAGGATACTAGGCTCCTTGAAACTGTGGATGTTATCCTTGCCTCTGTGAAGCGGTGCAGCAGGATTACACGCCAACTGCTCAGTTTCGGTCGCCAGACCCAGACCACTCCCGTACCCTTAACCCTTAAATCCGTTCTTGATGAAGTGCTGGTGTTTCTGATAAAAGAGGCACAGTTGAAAAATATTTTTATTGATATAGATGTGCCTGATGATCTGCCCCAGGTCGTTGGCAACCGGGGCAAGCTGCAGCAGGTTCTTTTGAACATAGTAAACAACGCATTTGCTGCCATGCCCAGGGACGGCAGGCTTTCTGTCAGTGCACAAAAAACGGATGAACCATTTGTTCGCCTTGATATAAGAGATAGTGGATGTGGTATTTCTCCTGAAAATCTTAAACATATTTTTGAACCGTTTTTTTCCACAAAGACCAATCAGGGCGGAACCGGTTTAGGGCTTTCCATCACCTATGGCCTTGTCCAGGAGCTGGGTGGACGGATTAAAGTAAAAAGCAAGGTTAATGAGGGCACAATATTTACGGTATATCTGCCCACAACAACACAGAAAGAAGAGTGAACTATGCAGATACTTCTGGTCGATGATGAGAAAGAACTGGTCTCTACCCTGGCAGAGCGCCTTGGGTACAGAGGAATTGACGCACACTGGGCAGTCACGCCCAATGACGCCATCTCCATGCTGTCCAATCAAAGCTATGACATTGCGGTTCTAGATGTCCAGATGCCGGATATGAACGGCTTTGAACTCAAGGAAAAAATGGAGGTGATATGTCCTGAACTCAAGTTTATTTTTATGACCGGCCACGGGTCTGAAGAATGCTACTATGAAGGGTGTTCCCAGACCGGAGAGGCTTTTTATCTGGTTAAACCTGTGGAAATTGACAGTCTGATTGAAAAGCTCAACAAGGTCATGCTTGATGGAGGAAAAAGTTGAAACACACGGCTCAGGAAATTATAGCTCAATACGGCCCGGCTTATTTCGGCCGGATGGGGGCATCCATATCCCACGATATTAAAAACTGCCTGGCCATCATGAACGAAAATGCAGGACTGATGTCTGATCATCTTATGATGGCCCAAAAAGGCGTTCCACCCGATATCGATCGTTTTTCAGGGATTGTCAAGCGCATTGAAAAACAGATTGTCCGGGCTGATGGTATCGTGAAATCCCTTAACAACTTTTCCCACAGTATGGACAATCCGGAACAACAAATAGATCTGGATGAGGCGGTGAGTCTTGCGCTTGGTCTTGGCGCCAGGATCATTGCCAATAAAAGCATTATGGTGAATCATAAACAGGCTGCCGACAAACTTTATGTCAACGGATCGCTTTTCTTTTTATTGTTTCTGATCTGGTCGATTTTAGAAAATGCAACGGAAAACCTTGCATCCGGTGCCGTTCTCGATATATCTTCTAAAGAAGATGAAAATAAACAGGTCTGTTTAAGATTTCAGTGCGAACAGCCTTTTGCCTCGGACTTTGGACGACAGCCAAGCAATCAGACATTGGATCTATTACAGGCAAAAATCATATTGAATGATGAGCACAATAGAGCAGACCTAATATTTGGCAGTTAAGAAAAAACATTTTCGATAAATACTACCTTCTTTAATATAAACTAATTAAAAGGAGACCCCGGCAATGAGTGAAAAAGTTTTAATTATAGATGACGAACAGGAATTCACAGAAGCCCTGGCAGAGAGAATGACGAACCGGGGAATGGACGTGAGCACTTCGAGTTCCGCCATTGAAGGCCTTAAAAGCGTTGAGGACAAGTCTTTTGACGTAGTGGTCCTTGATTTGCAGATGCCGGAAATGGATGGTATCGAAACGTTAAAAGCCCTGAAAAAGAAAAAACCTGAACTGCAGGTGATTCTTTTAACCGGGCATGCCACGGTTGAAAAAGGCATAGAAGCCATGAAGTTAGGTGCCATGGATCTGCTTGAAAAGCCGGCTGACCTGACGACACTGACGGAAAAGATCAAAAAAGCCCAGGCCAAGAAGATGATCCTGGTGGAGAAAAAAGCAGAGGAAAGAATCAAGGATATCATGGAAACCCGGGGATGGTAGCCCCTAATACTTAGGCGTTTGACCGATTTTTCAACGGACAAAAAAAAGGGATAAAAGCGTGTTTCATGGCTTTTATCCCTTTTAGATTCAGGCGTATCAGGGTTGTTATTCCGGCTGGTTTGGTTTATATAATACATCAAAATTAAAAATGATTTATTATACAGCAGGCGGCGTCAATAAAAGATGGAAATTCTAATATCTGAATTATGTAAGTCTTTAGGGGTATCCCGTACAACTATAGAGCGCTGGATACGTCAGGGAAAACTGCCTGTGTCCAAAAAGGGAAGAACCTACAGCTTCCATGCCCGGGATTTGAAAAACTGGGCTGCAAAAAACCATATTTCCCTTAACCTAAAGCCCCGCCCTGCCCAGGAGCCTGAGACCAAAGTGCAGGTCTCTTTGCATACTGCCCTTGAGACCGGCGGCGTGTACCACGAGATTGACACCGGACCGGATGTGCCGTCTGTAATTAGCGCATGCGTTAAAAAAATTAAAGCCGTTCCGGATAATTACAAAACGGATCTTGCCCAGCAGCTTGTAAAAAGAGAAGAGGCTTTGTCCACAGGGGTTGGCGGCGGCATTGCCATTCCCCACCCAAGAACCCCCCTCAAATATCTTGAAAAGCCCATGGTTGCAGCCTGCTTTCTTAAAAATCCCGTGGATTATCATGCAATTGACAAACAGCCTGTATCTACCCTGTTTTTTATCCTGTTCCCGGAATTAAAATTTCATCTCCATCTGTTATCCTCTCTTTCTCTATGTTTGCGGAATAAGCAGTTCAGTGAATTTTTAAAAACCTGCCCGGAACAATCCGAGTTGATTGAAAAAATTGATGTTCTGAACTTGACCCCAAAGATGTAAGTAGTTATCCGTACCCATCATGAACAAGCTTAAACAAATCTATAATTTTTTTTACGCAAAGTTTTTTCTTTTTGACGATCGGCTTATACTGATGACCGCCGGCGCAGTGGTCGGTATTTGTGCAGGTGTTGCAGCTGTGGCATTAAGGCTCTCTTTGGCATCGGTTCTTGAATTTCTTGCACCGTACCGCCAATATGCCTGGGCGTTCATCTTGCCCGGCATCGGTGCACTTTGCTCTTTTTTATTTCTTGACAAAGTTATGCGGGAAGGCGCAGGCCATGGTGTGCCCGAAGTCATATATGCCGTATCCAGACGCGGGGGGCTTTTGAGGTTTCGCTCCACCTTTTCCAGGCTTGTATCCAGTTTTTTAACCATTGCCAGCGGAGGCTCTGCCGGTCCTGAGGCCCCGGTTGTCATGAGCGGGTCTGCCATAGGGTCCAATATTGCTAAATTTTTAGGTCTCAATGATCGACAGCGCATGACCTTGGTGGGTTGTGGTACCGCAGGTGCCATTGCTTCCATTTTTCACGCCCCTGTGGCCGGGCTTATTTTTTCCGTTGAGATTATTCTTGGGGAATGGAAATTTGTCAACATCATTCCCATTGCCATTGCTGCTGTGGCCGGTGCCCAGGTCTGTGAAGCCATTATCCCGACAAAAGAGCTTTTCCAGCCTCCCCCCTTCAGTGTTTTTACAGGTGATATTTTAGGCAGCATCGGGCTTGCGCTGTTCACCGCCGTGATCTCCGTAATCTTTACACGGACGCTCAGAAAAGTGGGTGGATTAGCCAAACGAACACCTGTATCCCCCTGGCTTAGGGCAATGATCGGCGGCTGCGCCGTGGGTACCATTGGAATTTTTATGCCCATGGTGCTGGGAGAAGGGTATCATCCGATTATGGAAATGGTGAACGGCACTTTTCCCATGGCATTCTGGCTCATATTTATCGGTATTTTTCTAAAGATATTTGTCACGGCCATAACCCTTGGCTGGGGAGGCTCCGGCGGCATCTTTGCGCCCTGCCTGGTCATCGGCAGCCTTACCGGAGTGGTATTTTACAAGGCCATGATGTTTATTTTCCCCAATGCCGCAGTGACGTCAGAAGGCGCTTATGCCCTTTTAGGTATGGCCGGTATCATGTCCGGGGTTATGCAGGCCCCATTAAGCAGTATTTTTCTGATTGCGGAAATTACCGGCGGCTACGAGGCCATTTTGCTTTTGCTGCTGGTTTCTTCCATTTCGTCTACATTAAGCCATATTATCGAGCCGGCTTCTTTTTATTTTAAAGACCTTATTGAACGCGGCGAATTCATGCGGCCCGGGACAGACGCAAGAATTTTATCGGATTTAAGCTTAAACGAAATCATTGACACCAGTTACACCACTGTATCGGAAAATATGGTTTTCAGAGAATTTATCAATAAAATCCGCAATTCAGACCGCAACCATTATCCGGTTATATCAGACGAGACCGGCGACTACCTGGGGATGGTCCGGGTTTCAAGTATCAGGAAATATGCCCTGGATCCAGCCTTTTATGATATGATCTTTCTTAATCAGATCATGGATACGGATATGGTGACAGCATCTTTTGACGATAATCTCCATGATGTATTGGAATTTATGGAGACCTTTAACATTGATCACATCCCGGTGGTGGATCACCACAGATTTTCCGGAATGATTTCCAAGGCACGGATACTTGATCTGTATCGCAGGGAACTGATTATGCAGACCAATATACAATGACCCCCTGTTCATGGTCCTAAGGAGACTTGCAATGAATTATAAACTGCTTCATATTTTCAGGAATACCCCCCTTGGCAGGGAAACCTTTTTGCAGTCCCTGTATTTTTGTAAAACGATTAATGCCCATCCTGTTGTTTATATTCCCAAAACAGATAAGTTCTTAATGTATTTTTCCAATGATGTGGTGCAGGTGAACCTGGACAACTCATTTTTAGCCTTTCCGGATACAGCCCGTGAACATGTTATTGCGCTTTTTGATGAAGCCGGAATTCCGCCCAGGTTCTATGAACCAAAAAATTTCACCGCGTCCACGCTGCCGGACATATCCAGTCAGTTCGATTATATGTGTTCTCCACGTTCAATCAGTGGTCTGTCATCCAAAATAGGACTGGGCCATCTGGGTCCCAAGGTTCGGCGGATGATAAAGCAGGCCACCTTTCCTATCCTGATTGCAAGCCCCGTGTTCAAGGCATGGAAAAGTATATCCGTTTTTTTCGGCGGTTCATCCAATGCCATGAATGCCCTGGTTCTCGGGCTTAAGATTGCCATAGCCTCCGGACTTCCTTTGAAAATTTATACCGTGCTTGAAAATGACAGCGAGGCTGTTTACCGGGATATGGTCCGGGATTCGGAACTTGAGGGGCTTGTGGACCAGTATGTGAACGAATGGTGTTTCTATGAATCTACCGGATTTGACAAAATGCTATATGAAGTACCCCACGACTCACTGATTGTTCTTGGGGCTTATGGACATGGTGTCATTAAAGAAATTCTTTTGGGAAGCAAGATGGAGTATATCCAGTCCACGGTTACCAATAACCTGCTGGTGACGGGCCCTAACTGCCGTATTTCTCTTAAATAGGGTCTGCACGAAAATTTACGGTTTTCGGTCGGGCACTAAACAATCCGAAGGCCGTAATGGAGTGTTTTATGAAGATCAATGATCCGGAACGCATTTTATTGGCATTAGAAGAAATCGAAGCGATCTTCAATGTACAATCAGATGCTGATGAAATTTTAGATCAAATTCTTAAAAAATCACTTGAACTTTTTTCGTGCGATCGCGCCTGGTTGCTCTATCCTTGTAATCCTGATTCGCCGACATTTGAAGTGGCATATGAGAGAACAACGCCTTTGTTTCCTGGTGCCAAGGCGTTGAATGCAGCGGTGCCAATGACCCGTGATATGGCAGAAAACTGCAACCGGGCACTTTCAAATAATGGCTATCCGGAAATTAATGTACCTTCGGATCAAAAAGGGAATAATGACCGTGCGCTGCAATTCGATGTTAAATCTCGAATATTCATGGCATTGAAACCTAAAAACGATTACGCCTGGCTGTTTGGTATGCATCATTGCGCTATCAACCATCATTGGAACGATGATGAAAAATATCTTTTTAAAATAATCGGGCAAAGAA comes from uncultured Desulfobacter sp. and encodes:
- a CDS encoding response regulator, which gives rise to MQILLVDDEKELVSTLAERLGYRGIDAHWAVTPNDAISMLSNQSYDIAVLDVQMPDMNGFELKEKMEVICPELKFIFMTGHGSEECYYEGCSQTGEAFYLVKPVEIDSLIEKLNKVMLDGGKS
- a CDS encoding chloride channel protein gives rise to the protein MNKLKQIYNFFYAKFFLFDDRLILMTAGAVVGICAGVAAVALRLSLASVLEFLAPYRQYAWAFILPGIGALCSFLFLDKVMREGAGHGVPEVIYAVSRRGGLLRFRSTFSRLVSSFLTIASGGSAGPEAPVVMSGSAIGSNIAKFLGLNDRQRMTLVGCGTAGAIASIFHAPVAGLIFSVEIILGEWKFVNIIPIAIAAVAGAQVCEAIIPTKELFQPPPFSVFTGDILGSIGLALFTAVISVIFTRTLRKVGGLAKRTPVSPWLRAMIGGCAVGTIGIFMPMVLGEGYHPIMEMVNGTFPMAFWLIFIGIFLKIFVTAITLGWGGSGGIFAPCLVIGSLTGVVFYKAMMFIFPNAAVTSEGAYALLGMAGIMSGVMQAPLSSIFLIAEITGGYEAILLLLLVSSISSTLSHIIEPASFYFKDLIERGEFMRPGTDARILSDLSLNEIIDTSYTTVSENMVFREFINKIRNSDRNHYPVISDETGDYLGMVRVSSIRKYALDPAFYDMIFLNQIMDTDMVTASFDDNLHDVLEFMETFNIDHIPVVDHHRFSGMISKARILDLYRRELIMQTNIQ
- a CDS encoding PTS sugar transporter subunit IIA codes for the protein MEILISELCKSLGVSRTTIERWIRQGKLPVSKKGRTYSFHARDLKNWAAKNHISLNLKPRPAQEPETKVQVSLHTALETGGVYHEIDTGPDVPSVISACVKKIKAVPDNYKTDLAQQLVKREEALSTGVGGGIAIPHPRTPLKYLEKPMVAACFLKNPVDYHAIDKQPVSTLFFILFPELKFHLHLLSSLSLCLRNKQFSEFLKTCPEQSELIEKIDVLNLTPKM
- a CDS encoding response regulator; this translates as MSEKVLIIDDEQEFTEALAERMTNRGMDVSTSSSAIEGLKSVEDKSFDVVVLDLQMPEMDGIETLKALKKKKPELQVILLTGHATVEKGIEAMKLGAMDLLEKPADLTTLTEKIKKAQAKKMILVEKKAEERIKDIMETRGW
- a CDS encoding universal stress protein; the protein is MNYKLLHIFRNTPLGRETFLQSLYFCKTINAHPVVYIPKTDKFLMYFSNDVVQVNLDNSFLAFPDTAREHVIALFDEAGIPPRFYEPKNFTASTLPDISSQFDYMCSPRSISGLSSKIGLGHLGPKVRRMIKQATFPILIASPVFKAWKSISVFFGGSSNAMNALVLGLKIAIASGLPLKIYTVLENDSEAVYRDMVRDSELEGLVDQYVNEWCFYESTGFDKMLYEVPHDSLIVLGAYGHGVIKEILLGSKMEYIQSTVTNNLLVTGPNCRISLK
- a CDS encoding sensor histidine kinase, whose translation is MKHTAQEIIAQYGPAYFGRMGASISHDIKNCLAIMNENAGLMSDHLMMAQKGVPPDIDRFSGIVKRIEKQIVRADGIVKSLNNFSHSMDNPEQQIDLDEAVSLALGLGARIIANKSIMVNHKQAADKLYVNGSLFFLLFLIWSILENATENLASGAVLDISSKEDENKQVCLRFQCEQPFASDFGRQPSNQTLDLLQAKIILNDEHNRADLIFGS
- a CDS encoding SulP family inorganic anion transporter, which encodes MLTKILPFIEWFKDYSLGKFKIDFLAGLTVALVLIPQSMAYAQLAGLPAYYGLYAAFLPPMIASLFGSSRQLATGPVAVVSLMTAASLEPLASAGSEAFIAYAIVLALTVGIFQLLLGVLRLGLIVNFLSHPVVNGFTNAAAIIIGTSQLSKLFGVYVDKAPHHYETIIRVIESAFHYTHLPTLGMGILSIAIMVGLKRLNPRLPFVLAAVAITTIISWATGFEHNETVTMTHIMNENVQQDIQSFNLTVKSIKDLSVERTKLTSKIESSHDASTIEKLDLQYQSTVITARIDAAKAKASEIRTRLREMQFSAVEDRGKGIIFYEKDSPMPDVRADDRVYRIRMGNKAVDTQAIKLSGGGAVVGDIPKGLPKLGMPDINVSMFLQLLPYAIIISLLGFMEAIAIAKAMAAKTGQRLDPNQELIGQGLSNIIGSIGKSYPVSGSFSRSAVNLQAGAVSGLSSVITSLMVIITLLFFTPLLYHLPQAVLASVIMMAVIGLVNVSGFIHAWEVQWYDGLISIITFVVTLAVAPHLESGIYIGVGLSLAVFLYKSMRPKISILSRDKDQALKDSFVHELATCAHIQIIRFEGPLFFANASYLEDEINDRIQQATDLKHFIIACNGINDIDASGQEALALIIQRLRSAGYGVSLSGLNDAVYRVLARTHLLEEIGEQNIYSTMEKALAVVHGQTHDSTTEDECPLLVNYLETQSTK
- a CDS encoding response regulator — its product is MSILTFFSGSYCGKESIISDVIDQSGFKLLSDNDLVASASRLSGMPEKKIARSFLEKTSVFNKFTHEKERSIAYLRLAMAELMSQDNCVIDGLTSLLIPASISHVLRICLIADKAFRIEQAMKAQNLSEKDAVHLISKDDKSYSVWSNTLHKITDPWDASLYDIILPTDKMTKDEAVSLILENLKNEVIQSTKASRKAADDFALAARVEVALSKEGHSIGVSARDGLVTLTINTNVLLLGKLEEELKNIAQQVEGVSSVETRIGKGFYQADIYRKFDFEVPSKVLLVDDEREFVQTLSERLQMREVGSAIAYDGESALNLVEEDEPDVMILDLKMPGIDGIEVLKKVKASRPEIEVIILTGHGSDADKEICMKLGAFAYLQKPVDIEELSRNLKAANEKIQQKQK
- a CDS encoding ATP-binding protein; translation: MAQETKNTEKKAEGTGAGTKMLIGEFLNYKRIWLLSFVLTAAFAIIPVIFFAVLDYNLTQRSLENDAEARTSRLASNTWRSLAFFLDERKNALSYVVQSNSFEQLKNTPQLTEILDFLHESFGGFTDIGIIDATGVQRAYAGPHGLAGKNYTDQQWFKDTMVHGISVSDVFLGFRNVPHISIALRHTTPDNTYFIIRATIEHQLPKILSEVKTSGSGDAFLINARNILQTPSHYFGDVLEKANIVLPLATDQTRTMTITLEDGKELIAAFRHIPDTPFILVVLKSQKEIMSPWHHSQATLVQYLGISISVVLLWIWAVTTYFVRRLKLLDLKRSKYFHMAEYENKMSSIGRLAAGVAHEINNPLAIINEKAGLIKDMAHFKEELKKDTRLLETVDVILASVKRCSRITRQLLSFGRQTQTTPVPLTLKSVLDEVLVFLIKEAQLKNIFIDIDVPDDLPQVVGNRGKLQQVLLNIVNNAFAAMPRDGRLSVSAQKTDEPFVRLDIRDSGCGISPENLKHIFEPFFSTKTNQGGTGLGLSITYGLVQELGGRIKVKSKVNEGTIFTVYLPTTTQKEE